The genomic stretch GGCACCGACCTCGCCGGCATGCAGAGCAAGCTGCAGACCGATCTCGGCTCGGCCAAGAAACTCTACAACGACCTTCGCGGGATGCTCCCGGCGCAATACGGCGCCATGTTGCCGAGCCTCTGATCCCGCGTTCACAACGCCAGTCCTGACTCCCCGCAGCGGGCGACCCTTCGAAAAGGTCGCCCGCTTTCGTTTCGTGTGGTCGGGAACGGTCTCGGAGCGAGGCCGGCCGGCACGCCCCTTCTTTCGGTTCCGACTCAGAAGCCCCAGGAAAGCTGGGCGCTGACGATGTCGACTTCGAGCGAGTAGTCGCCGACGAGGAGGTGGCCGAGGCCGTCGTCGTTGGCGACGGTGGAGTCCTTCATGAAGAGGTGAGCCCAGCCGAGATCGAACTTGGCGGAGGAGGAGAAGTTCCACGCGAGCCCGAGGCCGAGCCACACGCGGTCGGAGTCGGGGATGCGAGCGGTGCGGCGTGCGGCGTCGGGGACCGGTGTTTCGTTGTAGGCGACTCCGGTGCGCCACGTGAAGTGTCGGGAGGACTGCCAGCGCAGGCCGAGGGAGTAGATGGATGCGTCGCGCCAGTCGTGGCGCTGCGACGAATCGGGCGTGAGCGGGTCGGCGAAGTCGACGGAGAGTTCGGCGAAGCGGCTCCATTTCCACGTGCTCCAATCGGCCATGAGGGCGAACGAAGGCGTGAGGTGTTGAAACCAGGAAACGGATACGATCTCCGGAAGGACGAGGGGTGCGACGGCGTCCTGATCGGCGAACAGCGGCGCGAACGGCGCCGGGACGCCGGTGAAGTCGGCGCGCCCTTCCAGCCGGTGACTGGTCTTCGAGCGGTAGTGCACGCCGATGCGGGCGCCGTCGGCGACTTCGTAGAGCGCGCCGACGTTGAAGCCGCCGGCGGTATCCGAGCCTTGGATACGCACCGCGCCGTCGGCGGCGCCGGGGACGAGGCCGGGTACGCCTTGGAGAAAACCGATCAGACCGAAGTCGATCGCGTTGGAGAGCGTGGCCTCGGCGCGGCGCCAATTGTAGCCGGCCCCGAGGGAGAGGCGCTCGGAAGCGCGCCATGCGACGGCGGGGTTGACGTTGATCGTCTCCAGCTCCGACCGCAGAGCGTGGTAGCGGCCGACCCAGCCTGCGTCGTATTCGGTGGCGAGACCGAAAGGTGCGCTCACGCCGAGGCCGAACGACCACGAGTCGCGCACCGGGACGGCGAGGTACAGCGACGGCACGACGCGCGCGAGACCGACGTCGCCGCCGGCGCCACCTCCCGTGGGAAACGCGCCCGCCGTGGTCGAGCCGCCGTCGGCGAAGCGTCCACGTAGATCGACGTGCGCGGCGGCGGCGACGAACTGCGGTCGATCGAGGAGGACGAGGCCGGCGGGGTTGTAGTAGACGGTCGAGGCGTCTTCGGCGGAGGCAGCCGCGGCGTAGGCGTGGGCGAGGTGTGCACCGTTCTGCATCGTGAGTGCCATGCCGCCGGCGAAGGCTTGCGGCGCGGAGGCGATCACGGTGCCGGCGAACGAGGCGTAGATCGGAAGCGAGCGGATCGGCGAGGCGAGGCGCGACGTCATGGGAGGGGGGCGTGCGAGTAGGTTGGCGCTGTGGTTCGGCGTCGCTCGCAGCGGCCGACCGGCGGCCTGCGAGCGACGCCGGGAATCGTGCGACGACGTCGCGGGACGTGTCGGCGCATTTCAGTCTCCGACCCGGTAAAAACCGGGTAAGAATCCGAACGCGGCTCGTCCTTGCCCGATTCCGCGCAGTTCGCGGACGTCGCCGAGTTACTTGTTCGCCGTTTGCGGGATCAAACCCGTCTCCGACTCGGCTGCGATGCCCTCGCGTTGTTCGGCGGTCAGTTCGCGGGAGACGAGCGAGTAGACGGCGGGGATCACGTAGAGCGACAGCAGCGTGCCTGCGACCAAGCCTCCGATCACGGCGATTCCCATCGAGACGCGACTCTCGGAGCCCGCACCGAGGGCGAGTGCGATGGGCAGGATGCCGAGGATGGTGGAGAGACTCGTCATCAAAATCGGTCGGAAGCGTGCGGCGGCAGCGTCGACGATGGCCTCGCGGACATCGAGGCCGGCGACCTTGCGCTGGTTGGCGAACTCGACGATCAGGATGCCGTTCTTGGTCACGAGGCCGATGAGCATGATCAGGCCGATCTGGCTGAAGATGTTGAGCGTCTCGCCGGCGAGCACGAGTGCGACGAGCGCACCGCCGAGTGCGAGCGGCACCGTGAGCATGATGATGAAGGGATCGCGGAAACTCTCGAACTGCGCGGCGAGCACGAGGTAGACGAGGACCAAGGCGAAGAGGAAGATGAAGAGCAGACTGCTCGAGCTTTCTTCGAACTCCTTCGAATCACCGGCGAGGGCGGTGAAGTATTTGTCGTCGAGCACGCGGTCGGCGATGGCGCGCATCTCGGCGATGCCGTCGCCGATGGTGAAGCCGGGCGCGAGTTGCGCGGAGACGGTGGCGGCGGCGAAGCGGTCGTAGCGGAAGAGGCGGGGCGGGCTGCTCGACTCGGACACGCGGATGAGGTTGTCGAGCGGGACCGACTGCCCGGACGCGGAGCGGACGTAGATCTGCTTGAGGTCGATCGATTGGCTGCGGAAACGGCGGTCGAGTTGGCCGACGACCTGATACTGTTTGCCGTCCATGATGAAGTAGCCGAAGCGCTGGCCGCTGAGCGCGCTCTGCAACGTCTGCGCGACCGAGAGCACGGAGATGCCGAGCACTTGCGCGCGGTCGCGGTCGATCTCGATCGAGAGTTCCGGTTTGGTGAACTTGAGGTCGACGTCGGCGAACGTGAACGTGGGGCTGCTTTGCGCTTCTTGGAGGAAGCGCGGGATCGCGGCTTGGAGTTCTTCGAGCGTCCGGGCTTGGACGACGAACTGCACGGGCAGGCCTCCGCGGCGACCGCCGATGGTGGGCTCTTGGATCACGACCACCCGGCCTTCGGAAAAGCGGCCGAGGGCGCGCGAGAGATCGGCGGCGATCTCGGCTTGCGTGCGTGTGCGCTCGGTCTTGGGCACGAGCAGCAGGCGGACGAAGCCCGAGTTGACCGATGAAGCCGAGCCGAAGCCGGGGGCTGTGACCGTCACCACGGATTGCGCTTCGGGCACGAGTTCGCGCGTCACCTCGTCCATGCGTGTCATCAGGTCGGCCATGTATTCGTAGGAGGTGCCTTCGGGCGCGGTCACCTGAATGCGGAGGGCACCGCGGTCTTCGAGTGGCACCAGTTCCTTGGGAAGTTCGCGGAACAGAAACACCGCTGCGGCGACCATGCCGAGCACGGCGGGCACGGCCAACCAACGCACGCGCATGAACGCCTTCAGGCTGGAGGCGTAAGCGCGCGCCATGCCGACGAAGAACGGCTCCGTGCGCCGATAGAACCACGAGTCGTGCGCACCATGCCGGAGCAGTCGCGTGCTCAGCATGGGCGTGAGGGTGAGCGCGACGAACGACGAGATGACGACCGCTCCGGCGAGCACCACGCCGAACTCGCGGAAGAGCCGACCGGTCAGGCCGCCGAGGAACAGGATGGGGAGGAACACCGCGGCCAGGGCGACCGTCGTGGCGATCACGGCGAGGAAGATCTCGCGTACTCCGGTGATACCGGCTTCCACGGGCGACATGCCCGCTTCGATCTTCGCGTAGATGTTCTCGAGGACCACGATCGCGTCGTCCACGACGAGGCCGATGGCGAGCACCAGCGCGAGCATCGTGAGCACGTTGATGGAAAATCCCGCCAGCCACATGACGAAGAACGTCGTGACCAACGCGATGGGGATGACGACCACCGGGATGAACGTGCTGCGCCATTCGCGTAGGAACAGGAAGATGATCGCGACGACCAGACCGAGGGCGAGGAAGATGGTCTGCTGCACTTCGGAGACCGAATCGCGGATGTAGGAGCTGACGTCGAAGCCGAGGCTCACCGTGATGTCCTCCGGCAGCTCGCGACGGAGCAATTCCACGCGCTCGTTGAAGTCGTCGACGATGGCGATGAAGTTGGCACCGGGCTGCGGCCGGAGGACGACACCGACCATGGGCACGCCGTCGGTGCGCAGGAGCGTGCGGTCGTTGAGGGCGGCCAGTTCGGCGTAGCCGACGTCGCGGAAGCGCACGAGCGCATCGCCGACGCGTTTCACGACGAGGCTGTTGAAATCTTCCACCGTTTCGAGGCGGCTCATCGTGCGGACGGTCAATTCCACGAGACCTCCCTCGACGCGACCGGAGGGCAACTCGA from Opitutales bacterium ASA1 encodes the following:
- a CDS encoding outer membrane protein transport protein, encoding MTSRLASPIRSLPIYASFAGTVIASAPQAFAGGMALTMQNGAHLAHAYAAAASAEDASTVYYNPAGLVLLDRPQFVAAAAHVDLRGRFADGGSTTAGAFPTGGGAGGDVGLARVVPSLYLAVPVRDSWSFGLGVSAPFGLATEYDAGWVGRYHALRSELETINVNPAVAWRASERLSLGAGYNWRRAEATLSNAIDFGLIGFLQGVPGLVPGAADGAVRIQGSDTAGGFNVGALYEVADGARIGVHYRSKTSHRLEGRADFTGVPAPFAPLFADQDAVAPLVLPEIVSVSWFQHLTPSFALMADWSTWKWSRFAELSVDFADPLTPDSSQRHDWRDASIYSLGLRWQSSRHFTWRTGVAYNETPVPDAARRTARIPDSDRVWLGLGLAWNFSSSAKFDLGWAHLFMKDSTVANDDGLGHLLVGDYSLEVDIVSAQLSWGF
- a CDS encoding efflux RND transporter permease subunit codes for the protein MSLSSISIRRPVLAIVMSTVLVIFGAVSFTRLGVREFPSVDPTVVSVSTGYPGANAFVIESQITIPIEESVNSVPGIRTVTSVSNEGRSTITIEFQLGVDLETAANDVRDKVAGTIGQLPPDVDPPRVAKADADSVPIVFLGVRSSRRDLLELSQFAENSIKPRLETIPGVSEVDIWGQRQYSMRLWMDPQRLAAYDLTPLDVRNALTQANVELPSGRVEGGLVELTVRTMSRLETVEDFNSLVVKRVGDALVRFRDVGYAELAALNDRTLLRTDGVPMVGVVLRPQPGANFIAIVDDFNERVELLRRELPEDITVSLGFDVSSYIRDSVSEVQQTIFLALGLVVAIIFLFLREWRSTFIPVVVIPIALVTTFFVMWLAGFSINVLTMLALVLAIGLVVDDAIVVLENIYAKIEAGMSPVEAGITGVREIFLAVIATTVALAAVFLPILFLGGLTGRLFREFGVVLAGAVVISSFVALTLTPMLSTRLLRHGAHDSWFYRRTEPFFVGMARAYASSLKAFMRVRWLAVPAVLGMVAAAVFLFRELPKELVPLEDRGALRIQVTAPEGTSYEYMADLMTRMDEVTRELVPEAQSVVTVTAPGFGSASSVNSGFVRLLLVPKTERTRTQAEIAADLSRALGRFSEGRVVVIQEPTIGGRRGGLPVQFVVQARTLEELQAAIPRFLQEAQSSPTFTFADVDLKFTKPELSIEIDRDRAQVLGISVLSVAQTLQSALSGQRFGYFIMDGKQYQVVGQLDRRFRSQSIDLKQIYVRSASGQSVPLDNLIRVSESSSPPRLFRYDRFAAATVSAQLAPGFTIGDGIAEMRAIADRVLDDKYFTALAGDSKEFEESSSSLLFIFLFALVLVYLVLAAQFESFRDPFIIMLTVPLALGGALVALVLAGETLNIFSQIGLIMLIGLVTKNGILIVEFANQRKVAGLDVREAIVDAAAARFRPILMTSLSTILGILPIALALGAGSESRVSMGIAVIGGLVAGTLLSLYVIPAVYSLVSRELTAEQREGIAAESETGLIPQTANK